One genomic window of Cupriavidus sp. P-10 includes the following:
- a CDS encoding MFS transporter translates to MLTWYKTGTPQQKKTFWACYSGWALDSFDMQMFSFLLPALTLAWGLNKAEVGVLGTVALIVTAIGGWGAGILSDRYGRARILVFAIVWFTFFGVLAGFAQTYHQLLVARTLQGLGFGGEWAVGAALMAEVIDPKHRGKAMGYVQSGFALGWALAAVVATLLLAWLPQDMAWRAAFWIGIIPASIVLFIRRHIKDAPMFERARQSSAPRASLASVFNRRYARSLILSSVLVIGLQAGCYAILVWLPSLLSQREVAATSRIVTVFIMAFGSFCGFAVAADLCDRIGRRPTLIMLSICAWIVTVSYMLLPLNPTLTAILGFLVGFSAIGMFAALGPFLSELFPTNVRTTCMGFAYNVGKSVGAGSVVGVGVLSTHIGLANAMGAFCLAAYAFAVFGMLLLPETRGIAIENIGTEDDGDTVTLANPARAPS, encoded by the coding sequence ATGCTGACTTGGTACAAGACTGGGACACCCCAGCAAAAGAAGACATTCTGGGCCTGCTATTCCGGCTGGGCCCTGGATTCGTTCGACATGCAGATGTTCAGCTTCCTGCTACCCGCGCTGACGCTCGCGTGGGGGCTGAACAAGGCGGAGGTCGGCGTGCTCGGGACCGTGGCGCTGATCGTCACGGCGATCGGCGGCTGGGGTGCCGGCATCCTCAGCGATCGCTACGGCCGTGCCCGCATCCTGGTCTTTGCCATCGTCTGGTTTACGTTCTTCGGTGTGCTGGCCGGCTTCGCCCAGACGTATCACCAATTGCTGGTGGCACGCACGCTGCAGGGCCTCGGCTTTGGCGGAGAATGGGCCGTCGGCGCCGCGCTGATGGCTGAAGTCATCGACCCGAAGCACCGCGGCAAAGCCATGGGCTATGTGCAATCCGGCTTTGCTCTCGGCTGGGCACTGGCGGCGGTGGTCGCAACGCTGCTGCTGGCCTGGTTGCCGCAGGACATGGCATGGCGGGCGGCGTTCTGGATCGGCATCATCCCGGCCTCAATCGTGCTGTTTATCCGCCGGCATATCAAGGACGCTCCCATGTTCGAGCGTGCCCGGCAGAGCAGCGCGCCGCGCGCGTCGCTGGCTTCGGTGTTCAATCGCCGGTACGCGCGTTCGCTGATCCTGTCGAGCGTGCTGGTGATCGGGCTTCAGGCCGGCTGCTACGCCATCCTGGTCTGGCTGCCGTCCCTGCTGAGCCAGCGTGAGGTCGCCGCCACCTCGCGGATCGTCACCGTCTTCATCATGGCCTTCGGCTCGTTCTGCGGCTTCGCGGTGGCGGCGGACCTGTGCGATCGCATCGGGCGCCGCCCCACGCTGATCATGCTGTCGATCTGTGCCTGGATCGTCACCGTCAGCTATATGCTGCTGCCGCTGAACCCGACGCTCACCGCCATCCTGGGATTCCTGGTGGGCTTCTCGGCCATCGGCATGTTCGCCGCGCTGGGACCGTTCCTCAGCGAACTGTTTCCCACCAACGTGCGCACGACCTGCATGGGCTTCGCCTACAACGTGGGCAAGTCAGTCGGCGCGGGCTCCGTCGTCGGCGTGGGCGTGCTGTCCACTCATATCGGCTTGGCCAATGCCATGGGCGCCTTCTGCCTCGCAGCCTATGCGTTCGCGGTCTTCGGCATGCTGCTGCTGCCCGAGACCCGAGGTATTGCCATCGAGAACATCGGCACCGAGGACGACGGCGACACGGTCACGCTCGCCAACCCGGCGCGCGCACCTTCCTGA
- a CDS encoding 3-oxoacid CoA-transferase subunit B: MDQVARNMLAARVARDIPDGSYVNLGIGLPTLVANHLPRHREVILHSENGVLGQWSAAEPGQEDWDLINAGKEAIRLEQGAAFFHHADAFGMMRGGHLDICVLGAFQVSEHGDLANWHTGAPDAIPAVGGAMDLAIGARRVFVMMDHLTRDGASKLRRQCSYPLTGLRCVSRVYTELGTFAIDPRGVSVIETVGDMSPQALQAVTDVELDFTTLLRPEYA; encoded by the coding sequence ATGGATCAAGTGGCAAGGAATATGCTGGCCGCTCGCGTGGCGCGGGACATCCCCGACGGATCGTATGTCAACCTCGGCATCGGGTTGCCCACGCTGGTGGCCAACCACCTGCCCCGGCACCGCGAAGTCATCCTGCACAGCGAAAACGGTGTGCTGGGTCAGTGGTCGGCAGCGGAGCCGGGGCAGGAAGACTGGGACCTGATCAACGCCGGCAAGGAAGCCATCCGCCTGGAGCAAGGCGCGGCATTCTTTCACCATGCCGATGCCTTCGGCATGATGCGCGGCGGCCATCTCGACATCTGCGTGCTTGGCGCGTTCCAGGTATCGGAGCATGGCGACCTGGCCAACTGGCACACCGGCGCGCCCGATGCCATCCCGGCCGTGGGCGGCGCGATGGATCTGGCCATCGGGGCCCGGCGGGTGTTCGTCATGATGGACCATCTCACCAGGGACGGGGCCAGCAAGCTGCGCCGCCAGTGCAGCTATCCCTTGACCGGCTTGCGCTGCGTCAGCCGCGTCTACACCGAACTCGGCACCTTCGCCATCGACCCGCGCGGCGTGTCGGTCATCGAAACCGTCGGCGACATGTCGCCACAGGCGCTGCAGGCCGTGACCGACGTGGAACTCGACTTCACCACCCTGCTACGGCCCGAATACGCATGA
- the catC gene encoding muconolactone Delta-isomerase — MLYCVQMDVKIPDSVPADRAEAIKAAEKARAIEMQRAGKWPHLWRVAGRYANISIFDVESHDELHDLLSSLPLFPYMTIQVTPLARHPSAI, encoded by the coding sequence ATGCTTTACTGCGTTCAGATGGACGTGAAGATTCCCGACTCAGTCCCCGCAGACCGTGCCGAAGCCATCAAGGCGGCGGAAAAGGCGCGGGCGATCGAAATGCAGAGGGCCGGAAAATGGCCACACCTCTGGCGCGTGGCGGGGCGCTACGCCAATATCAGCATCTTCGATGTAGAAAGCCATGACGAGTTGCATGATCTGCTGTCATCACTACCCCTATTCCCCTACATGACCATCCAGGTCACGCCGCTGGCACGACATCCGTCTGCGATCTGA
- a CDS encoding 4-methylmuconolactone methylisomerase encodes MIRMLYLLVKPEGMTDEAFRAECLRHYEMSHDVPGLHRYEVRLVAGQPTDTHVPFFDIGHVDAIGECWFENEADYDRYMASDVRKAWFEHGKTFIGRLKPFRTASVAGARSAG; translated from the coding sequence GTGATTCGCATGCTGTACCTGCTGGTCAAGCCAGAAGGCATGACCGACGAAGCCTTCCGCGCTGAATGCCTGCGCCACTACGAGATGTCGCACGATGTGCCTGGCCTGCACCGGTATGAGGTCCGCCTCGTCGCCGGGCAGCCGACCGACACCCATGTGCCTTTTTTCGACATCGGGCATGTGGACGCCATCGGCGAATGCTGGTTCGAGAACGAAGCTGACTACGACCGCTACATGGCTTCCGACGTCCGCAAGGCGTGGTTCGAACACGGCAAGACCTTTATCGGCCGGCTCAAGCCATTTCGCACCGCATCCGTCGCCGGCGCGAGGAGCGCTGGCTAG